One genomic region from Dehalobacter restrictus DSM 9455 encodes:
- a CDS encoding DUF192 domain-containing protein: MKELTVINQRTQKNLGTVLVADTFFTRLRGLLGTRQLDDFHGMLINPCNQVHMIGMRYPLSVWFVSKDLKIVKIIDDLSPKKVSPCIKNAAFVLEFPHNWADSTGSMEGDKLEMQF; encoded by the coding sequence ATGAAAGAGTTAACTGTTATCAACCAAAGAACACAAAAGAATCTTGGGACGGTTCTAGTGGCTGACACCTTTTTCACCAGACTGAGAGGTCTGCTGGGAACCAGGCAATTGGATGATTTTCATGGTATGTTGATTAATCCCTGCAACCAGGTCCACATGATCGGGATGCGCTATCCCCTCTCTGTCTGGTTTGTCAGCAAGGATCTGAAAATTGTCAAAATCATTGATGATCTCTCTCCGAAAAAGGTCTCCCCATGCATCAAGAATGCCGCTTTTGTGTTAGAGTTCCCACATAACTGGGCAGATTCCACTGGAAGCATGGAAGGTGACAAGCTTGAAATGCAGTTTTAA
- a CDS encoding type II secretion system F family protein → MLAEEFNLVLQEIKIGKPRREALRDMAKKNDVEDLSNVIASLVQADQLGISMGNVLRNQSAQIRLRRKQRIQEAAQKAPVKMMVPLVFFVFPSLFIVILGPAIINIMDILGK, encoded by the coding sequence ATTCTTGCTGAAGAGTTCAACCTGGTTCTGCAGGAAATCAAAATCGGCAAACCACGCCGGGAAGCTTTGAGAGACATGGCCAAAAAAAATGACGTAGAAGATTTAAGCAATGTAATTGCCTCATTGGTTCAAGCTGACCAGCTCGGTATCTCTATGGGAAATGTCCTCAGGAATCAGTCGGCACAAATCCGTCTGAGAAGAAAACAACGCATACAAGAAGCTGCGCAAAAAGCCCCCGTAAAGATGATGGTTCCACTTGTTTTCTTTGTTTTTCCAAGCCTTTTCATCGTGATACTTGGCCCGGCAATCATTAATATCATGGATATTTTGGGTAAATAA